In the Candidatus Electrothrix sp. GW3-4 genome, one interval contains:
- the rsgA gene encoding ribosome small subunit-dependent GTPase A, translated as MKNIPNKLAALGFDPSLLESVPPDTLEHFSIAKIAAVHKDSYIVTDGENSLSAELIGKILFNASSPLDYPAVGDWVLASFYDDDTLAIIHEILPRKSLLKRKTPGKKVDFQLIAANIDVAFIVQSLNENFNLRRLERYLVMVNEAEIQPVVLLSKSDLLDEAEIAIRITEIHSIAPQLKVIPFSSENGFGLDAIREMMLPGQASCLLGSSGVGKTTLLNALLGEAKYATKTVSSKESKGRHATTHRQLIRLDSGAMIVDTPGMRELGNFSTERGVEETFAEIAALAEQCRFSDCSHVSEKGCAVLAAVEEGTLPADRYENYLKMTKESAFHEMSYHEKRRKDKQFARHCKSVMKQKHRR; from the coding sequence ATGAAGAACATACCCAACAAATTAGCAGCCCTCGGCTTTGACCCGTCCCTGCTGGAAAGCGTCCCGCCGGACACTCTGGAGCATTTCTCCATCGCAAAGATCGCCGCTGTGCATAAGGACAGCTATATCGTCACTGATGGTGAGAACAGCCTTAGTGCGGAGCTGATCGGCAAGATCCTCTTCAACGCCTCCTCCCCCTTGGATTACCCTGCCGTAGGGGACTGGGTTCTGGCCAGCTTTTACGATGACGATACCTTAGCCATCATCCACGAGATCCTCCCCCGTAAGTCCTTGCTCAAAAGAAAGACGCCGGGCAAGAAGGTGGATTTTCAGCTCATTGCCGCTAACATTGATGTTGCCTTTATCGTCCAGTCCCTGAATGAAAACTTCAATCTCCGTCGCCTGGAACGCTATCTGGTCATGGTGAATGAAGCCGAGATTCAGCCGGTTGTCCTGCTCAGTAAGAGCGATCTACTGGATGAAGCCGAGATAGCCATCAGGATTACCGAGATTCACAGCATCGCGCCCCAGCTGAAGGTTATCCCTTTCAGCAGCGAGAACGGCTTTGGTCTGGATGCAATACGGGAAATGATGCTGCCGGGCCAGGCCTCCTGCCTGCTGGGCTCATCAGGCGTGGGCAAGACCACCTTGCTCAACGCCCTTCTTGGTGAAGCAAAATATGCAACCAAGACCGTCAGCAGCAAGGAGAGCAAGGGTCGACATGCCACAACCCATCGCCAGTTGATCAGGCTCGATTCCGGGGCAATGATAGTGGATACGCCGGGGATGCGGGAGCTGGGCAACTTTTCCACCGAAAGAGGGGTGGAGGAAACCTTTGCAGAGATAGCCGCCTTGGCCGAGCAATGCCGGTTCAGTGATTGCTCCCATGTCAGTGAGAAGGGCTGCGCCGTGCTGGCCGCTGTGGAAGAAGGAACCCTGCCCGCAGATCGCTATGAAAACTATCTGAAGATGACCAAGGAGTCCGCCTTTCACGAGATGTCGTACCATGAGAAACGGAGAAAGGACAAGCAGTTTGCCAGGCATTGCAAGTCCGTGATGAAGCAGAAGCATCGCAGGTAG
- a CDS encoding hemolysin family protein, whose protein sequence is MSTDALLLILYVLLALLFSFLCSVAESVLLSITPSYIEGQKEKRPQYAALLKQLRLDNVDRSLAAILTLNTIAHTVGAIGSGSKATVVFGSAWFGVFSAVMTLLILFLSEIVPKTLGTVYWAQLAGPTSYLVNILIVVLYPLVWISEKLTKSISHGNDIHIFSRDEFIAMAQVGVETGHIRDKESRIIRNIFRFESLKVNDIMTPRAVISALPEDMKIIDSMKQVTQTPFSRLPLYAMHIDDITGFVLKEDILINAAQKQSDKKLTALKREILFVPESISLVVLLERFLKERQHIAIVVDEHGGTDGLVTLEDLIETLMGMEIMDETDDVEDMRSLARKQWKERAKALGIDADIVDKKKIEQTHSADTKSRAPDG, encoded by the coding sequence ATGAGCACTGATGCTCTGCTGTTAATACTTTACGTCCTGCTGGCACTCCTGTTTTCATTTCTTTGTTCAGTAGCAGAGTCAGTACTCCTCAGCATTACCCCTTCCTATATCGAAGGGCAGAAAGAAAAACGGCCTCAGTATGCAGCACTCTTGAAACAACTGAGACTGGATAATGTGGACCGATCACTTGCGGCCATTTTAACGCTCAACACTATTGCCCATACAGTTGGTGCCATTGGTTCCGGTTCCAAGGCGACAGTCGTCTTTGGCAGCGCATGGTTTGGCGTATTTTCAGCTGTCATGACCCTTTTGATCCTTTTTCTTTCCGAAATCGTGCCGAAAACTTTAGGCACCGTCTACTGGGCACAACTTGCAGGTCCAACTTCATATCTTGTCAACATTTTGATTGTGGTCCTTTATCCACTCGTATGGATTTCGGAGAAACTGACAAAGTCTATTTCACATGGAAATGATATTCACATTTTCAGTAGAGACGAATTCATCGCCATGGCTCAGGTAGGTGTAGAGACGGGGCATATTCGCGATAAGGAATCAAGGATTATCCGAAATATATTCCGATTCGAGTCACTCAAAGTGAACGATATTATGACGCCACGTGCTGTCATCTCTGCATTACCCGAGGACATGAAAATTATCGACTCGATGAAACAAGTTACCCAAACCCCTTTTTCACGCCTCCCGCTCTATGCGATGCATATTGATGACATAACTGGCTTTGTTCTTAAAGAGGATATTCTGATCAACGCCGCTCAGAAGCAAAGCGACAAAAAGCTCACAGCATTGAAGCGTGAAATACTTTTTGTTCCTGAGTCGATTTCCCTGGTCGTCTTATTGGAGAGGTTTCTTAAGGAGCGCCAGCACATTGCTATAGTCGTCGATGAGCATGGAGGAACGGATGGACTGGTAACCCTGGAGGACCTCATCGAGACACTTATGGGCATGGAAATTATGGATGAAACAGACGATGTTGAAGACATGCGTTCTCTGGCGCGAAAACAATGGAAGGAACGGGCAAAGGCCCTGGGAATTGATGCTGATATCGTTGACAAAAAAAAGATTGAACAGACTCATTCAGCCGACACAAAAAGCCGTGCGCCTGATGGATGA
- a CDS encoding DUF3047 domain-containing protein, whose protein sequence is MKIYPLLALTLCCLYSNANADLTSFGTDGIKAWKKQIFSGETSYELMLLEGKPVLKALSNGSASGLVLKKRIDLLKTPYMSWSWRVSKTLPGLDERTKDGDDYAARIYVVIEKGFMGLKTKALNYVWSGSQAQGKIWNNAYAGSSVKMVSVRGKDSSTEKWYYEKRNVYEDMIKYFGDKGNKADNIEAYRYIDAIAVMTDTDNSGLVAESYYDDISFSSE, encoded by the coding sequence ATGAAAATATATCCATTATTGGCTCTCACTTTGTGCTGTTTGTACTCCAATGCAAATGCTGATTTGACTTCATTTGGCACAGATGGGATTAAGGCATGGAAGAAACAGATATTTTCAGGAGAAACTTCTTATGAGTTGATGTTGCTCGAAGGCAAGCCAGTATTGAAAGCGTTGAGTAACGGTAGTGCATCAGGTTTGGTTCTTAAAAAACGAATTGATCTGCTTAAAACGCCTTATATGAGTTGGAGTTGGCGAGTTTCCAAAACGCTCCCTGGGTTAGATGAGCGTACTAAAGATGGTGATGATTATGCCGCTCGAATTTATGTTGTTATTGAAAAGGGCTTCATGGGTTTAAAAACCAAAGCTCTCAATTATGTTTGGTCTGGCTCACAAGCTCAGGGGAAAATTTGGAATAATGCGTATGCTGGCTCAAGCGTTAAAATGGTGTCAGTTCGAGGTAAGGACTCAAGTACAGAGAAATGGTACTACGAAAAACGCAATGTATACGAAGATATGATTAAATATTTTGGAGATAAAGGAAATAAGGCAGACAATATAGAAGCCTATCGTTATATAGATGCTATTGCCGTCATGACCGATACCGATAATAGCGGGTTGGTAGCGGAGTCCTACTACGATGATATTTCTTTTAGCTCTGAGTAG